Within Coregonus clupeaformis isolate EN_2021a chromosome 20, ASM2061545v1, whole genome shotgun sequence, the genomic segment GGAACAGCACTGTGGCAACATAGTGTTTGTTGTCACTGTCAGCTAATGTTTCTTTGTGTGTCTTCAAGGGCAAGCCAGACCTGAACACATCACTCCCCGTCAGACAGACTGCTTCCATCTTTAAGCAACCTGTCACCAAGGTTACCAACCACCCCAGCAACAAAGTCAAGACAGATCCACAGAAAGCCGTCGACCAGCCGAGACAGGTAAACACAGCCATTAGCCTGTCTGCTGTGTGATGTAAACTACAGTTACATTGAGTTATATACTTTTATTCCTGAAGATAATTTTGACTAATGAGACCAAATCTAAATCTATTTgtatttgttgtttttttcacaGCTTTTCTGGGAGAAGAAACTTGGTGGTCTCGATGCGTTTGACATTGCAGAGGAGCTAGTGAAGACAATGGACCTGCCTAAAGGTCTTCAAGGTAAGAGTCCCGTGtgtccatgctctaccaactggggtCCTGtgcggctcagttggtagagcaaggcacttgcaacgccaagtttgtgggttcgattcccacgggggaccagtatggggaaaatgtatgcactcactactgtaagtcactctggataagagcatctgctaaattactgaaCTGTAAGAGAAAGAGCCATGTATGATCCCCATGTCCCCTCTGTTATTTTTGAATGTCTTCTCACTACTGTGATTGTGAACACCTGTCTGTCCTATAGGAGTTGGACCTGGATGTACAGACAAGACTCTACTGTCAGCAATAGCCAGTGCCCTGCACACTAGTGCGGCCCCCATCACCGGTCAGCTGTCTGCAGCCGTGGAGAAGAACCCAGGGGTGTGGCTTAACACATCGCAGCCCCTTTGCAAGGCCTTCATTGTCACTGACGAGGACATCAGGTAGGCTACACACAGGAGTGTACACTAGATCCATGGAGTCATATCAGTGCCAAAAGTAATGGCATCTGTGAATTTATGAAGTAATGAAACTGAATACATTCATGGAATTGTATTTGAACACATTATTATGACACAATTATGATTTTCCCTTGCTATTTTCATTTCAGTCCATATCTCTAAATGTTTTGGTGTGTTATCTGCTCATGGTGAGTGCAGGAAGCAGGAGGAGCTGGTGTACAGTGTGAGGAAGAAGCTAGAGGAAGCTCTAATGGCGGACATGTTGGCTCATGTGGAGGAAGCAGCCAGCG encodes:
- the LOC121533529 gene encoding methyl-CpG-binding domain protein 3-like isoform X1; its protein translation is MEKKRWECLALPKGWQIEEVTRKSGLSAGKSDVYYFSPTGKKFRSKPQLARYLGNQMDLGSFDFRTGKMLMSKLNKNRQRLRYDSNNQTKGKPDLNTSLPVRQTASIFKQPVTKVTNHPSNKVKTDPQKAVDQPRQLFWEKKLGGLDAFDIAEELVKTMDLPKGLQGVGPGCTDKTLLSAIASALHTSAAPITGQLSAAVEKNPGVWLNTSQPLCKAFIVTDEDIRKQEELVYSVRKKLEEALMADMLAHVEEAASEGDSLEEGNDDMETV
- the LOC121533529 gene encoding methyl-CpG-binding domain protein 3-like isoform X2, encoding MEKNDPTGKKFRSKPQLARYLGNQMDLGSFDFRTGKMLMSKLNKNRQRLRYDSNNQTKGKPDLNTSLPVRQTASIFKQPVTKVTNHPSNKVKTDPQKAVDQPRQLFWEKKLGGLDAFDIAEELVKTMDLPKGLQGVGPGCTDKTLLSAIASALHTSAAPITGQLSAAVEKNPGVWLNTSQPLCKAFIVTDEDIRKQEELVYSVRKKLEEALMADMLAHVEEAASEGDSLEEGNDDMETV